Genomic segment of Paenibacillaceae bacterium GAS479:
TCAATCCGGGCTTCCATGACTTCCCCCCTGCCAGAAGAAAACCGGCTTAGCCGCCGGCACTTATGAATCTATTATAGTTGCAAAAGGAGCGCAAAGTCAATGATTCAGCCTGTTACCAGCCAGCCCGATGCCCAGGCCATAAGTGCTGGCGACAACCATGCGTCAAGCATGGAAGCCGCGGCAAGCACGACCAGCATGATTGCGGTTGTACCGATAAGAGCAGCTGCGGGAGGTAGCAGCGAGCCAGATCGGCGAATGAGTCTACAGCGAATTATGAACAAAGAAAAGGAAATAGCCGCCGCACTTGCAGCCAAATATGCCGGTACGCTGAGCAAATTGGTCGGAAGTACGGACAATAGGGCAAACATCAATCCTTTCCCTCCATGCTGAATAGCAAGCGTTCCGACGGCAAAGCCCACCAATACGCCCTTCAGAAAATTGAGCGCCAGTATGACTGGCAAACCAATGACCGCAAGCCCCATCAACGCGATGAGCAACAACCAGCGGCCATGTTGCCAGAGGCTTTGCCAGAACGCGCTT
This window contains:
- a CDS encoding stage II sporulation protein M, yielding MLAAAGEKFKEERLLLLFLTILFGAGVVFGTLLASGLDEEQRRMLNEELSRFLMQLSQGQSVERESAFWQSLWQHGRWLLLIALMGLAVIGLPVILALNFLKGVLVGFAVGTLAIQHGGKGLMFALLSVLPTNLLSVPAYLAASAAAISFSLFIIRCRLIRRSGSLLPPAAALIGTTAIMLVVLAAASMLDAWLSPALMAWASGWLVTG